A genome region from Nymphalis io chromosome Z, ilAglIoxx1.1, whole genome shotgun sequence includes the following:
- the LOC126780768 gene encoding eukaryotic translation initiation factor 4 gamma 3-like isoform X5, producing the protein MSVLVTALFWEWFNIWLIQFLKNLYHEIKMVALRGGNGSLGTVSHGCGIHAGQQNALDLTHRLQTSLGMQHSSSTQAVGHHVSHLNHANHANHNNLVSHTNHGGPGSQLNIPSLSSMSLLMQQQTPATLKHEQNTRYSNSNCMLPSHHYRLLAQTRPECYHPSGAASSAYMSGATGGQSPAQSMRGQPAPQPSAPPAPQQDISKTTMAGPSYVSPQNQTPPSRPQYPNFQYRATQHGNRPSSHPRQQQPYMSGASASAAGPVMYHPTLMFPPHMGIPQTYQQPRSGTPGKSQYMDHGFYSYVPQYISYTTPTGPTTPYYYPSNGQQLAAGSVGGGGGRANSAALVPQQPNAPSASNSLPHSQPQSHIHPSIPGIRQVPPKRTSHRLPIINPLTKQDIFSEIQSNDSQYMSGESSERQTPQLEPPHSFAEEFSRMVNEAANQPSPCESASKSNFVSKNVEVPVTTASSNPPHTNAISTINNNIVKSEILNVNENKSLGNEIVESNETPVVSAISDSPVVVPKMPINIKQIQKNMEMIQPLAVDNNKSLSSNKQQKQNKSKPVVPQDELEKQSDSVSSIVPQAMIMQTVVTAVPVPVTAALPATAALPAAAPATTTTSTLASSSSSLAISMPAPQPQRLRESRERVKSEDKDKPPPPKIKDVLEKEIPKPNGPTSVEISSVDSLLDAINPSTSQITQNLIKETTKAAKPLSVTNETELSNIDINTEVVINREPTFPVKTSPTATELLSASIEKVAKEQPLPQETSVKKEESIAIQAQVKLTQSIASVARNHPESKMKDINLNNNATDPDTANGNPSEVNKVETVIDEVNKNEKAIKNSKNNNKKSTKMASNEVNTNKTESYENGKDETDKVSTEQEKCLSKEEKEENSTDTEKPISSEASEPTVFVPKYKYSEDQWSPLNKSGKKYYDIGLLMQIKDDPLSKNKPNVPLLETLNVMRSPIQETVTFNPISRPMNDTIFPNFLKNAGVGSRTNAPREPKKDGRIMPQSGKGSVKLTPSSSGSSSHKPVIHVSLSLREEVKLNQTKDAWRPTRFKKDNLTEEEFKTQDLYKKFRGILNKLTPQKFDTLLDKVKTLEINTQARLEGVIDLVFEKAIDEPNFSEAYAAMCSKLSMLKVPADNAPDQCVNFRALIISKCQNQFITNKVDENVLKLEKELAECTDSAKKKELHLLLEEENRRVRMRSVGNVRFIGELYKLKMLTAKIMVYCMTYLIEKLEEEKLECLCKLLTTIGEQVESEVKEQLESVFKKMQDIVDRKSNKISSRVRFMLQDVIELRRRKWVAKNVVDSQPKMMDQIQKEAEQQQRHIELMNAPSMGGGGFRREDGGRGKRGGDRRQTSNSFMDNQWKPTRPTNYTVDTSKLKTVAQKNLNNIKLAPQNSGWNHGSGTKTPAQSNSNLMISLTKNMYSALENVQADPSSLRTSKDLSAGYHHSKSIERSTFNSRGDFNSGSGSRSGSVGVTRSNSSSRSAPSAPVVATAPETVPTVPAPQEPLPDAKKKFIKILIMDKLVNPNDDEFFTEIKQTFQPQYHAAVVTEILNIALERAAKDVHSIANSLFQLVSTGIISAENFLAGINEILEFAPDLYIDIPVLYEYLGKFIAPNIEKRHITFVQLFRLCENIIMSNQGHMFLKTVIRDLKESMGPSFVKTKWQESGLELKQWMPEEQVPKWIEDNKFEFLEGGKPSEETKKILTPSETQSKLLQLMITDEHCDCIRGWVQDNLGAASNENWFMRALTQAICEYALYGTEGRDVPHFSHERMNKYASLISEFGDSREQREASCLFGIQQLIHRLEHPQGLTLEIFQYLHEQYIISVEGFIAWEVSEKEPEGKAVMLKALTSFFTNIKEADNEESCGED; encoded by the exons ATGTCGGTATTGGTAACTGCTTTATTCTGGGAATGGTTCAACATTTGGCTAATACAATTTCTGAAGAATTTATATCATGAAATTAAGATGGTGGCTTTAAGAGGTGGTAATGGTTCTCTAGGCACGGTATCGCACGGATGCGGGATTCATGCAGGGCAGCAAAACGCGCTCGATCTGACACATCGTTTACAAACATCGCTAGGCATGCAGCATAGCTCTTCGACTCAAGCGGTTGGCCACCATGTTAGCCACCTGAACCATGCCAACCATGCAAACCATAACAATCTTGTAAGCCACACTAATCACGGCGGCCCAGGCAGCCAACTCAATATCCCGTCACTGAGCAGTATGTCGCTGTTGATGCAGCAGCAAACTCCGGCCACTCTCAAGCACGAGCAGAATACGCGCTACTCTAATTCCAACTGCATGTTGCCTTCGCACCACTACAGACTCTTGGCGCAAACTA GACCGGAATGTTACCATCCTTCGGGGGCAGCTAGCAGTGCATACATGTCGGGTGCGACGGGTGGTCAAAGCCCTGCTCAAAGCATGCGCGGTCAGCCAGCTCCTCAGCCTTCTGCGCCGCCGGCGCCTCAGCAGGATATATCTAAAACAACTatg gCGGGACCGAGTTACGTTTCGCCGCAGAACCAGACCCCACCCTCGCGGCCGCAGTATCCCAATTTCCAGTACAGAGCTACTCAACACGGGAACAGGCCTTCTTCACACCCCAG ACAACAGCAACCGTATATGAGCGGTGCGAGTGCATCGGCTGCAGGTCCAGTGATGTACCATCCAACGCTTATGTTCCCACCTCATATGGGCATCCCTCAGACGTATCAACAACCTAGATCGGGCACACCCGG CAAGTCGCAGTATATGGATCATGG GTTTTACTCATATGTGCCACAGTACATTAGCTACACGACACCTACCGGTCCTACTACGCCAT aCTACTACCCATCAAATGGACAGCAGTTAGCAGCAGGCAGTGTGGGTGGCGGTGGTGGTCGAGCTAATTCAGCTGCGCTGGTTCCGCAGCAACCAAATGCGCCATCGGCGTCGAACTCACTGCCACACTCGCAACCACAATCCCACATACACCCTTCCATACctg gtatTCGTCAGGTCCCTCCAAAACGTACTTCCCATAGACTTCCAATTATTAATCCTTTAACTA AGCAAGATATATTCTCAGAAATACAATCCAATGATAGTCAATATATGAGTGGTGAATCCAGTGAACGACAAACACCACAATTG GAGCCACCTCATAGTTTTGCAGAGGAGTTTTCGAGGATGGTGAACGAAGCAGCGAATCAACCTTCGCCTTGTGAAAGTGCTAGTAAATCGAACTTTGTTTCTAAGAACGTCGAAGTGCCTGTTACAACGGCAAGCTCTAATCCACCTCATACTAATGCAATaagtactattaataataatatagtaaagtctgaaattttaaatgttaacgaAAATAAAAGCTTAGGAAATGAAATCGTAGAATCCAACGAAACGCCGGTAGTTTCAGCTATATCGGACAGTCCTGTTGTAGTGCCTAAAATGCCTATCAATATTAAGCAAATCCAGAAGAATATGGAAATGATTCAACCTTTAGCAGTAGATAATAATAAGAGTTTATCGAGTAATaagcaacaaaaacaaaacaaaagcaaaCCAGTTGTGCCTCAAGATGAATTAGAAAAGCAATCAGATAGTGTGAGTTCTATAGTTCCTCAAGCAATGATTATGCAAACGGTTGTGACGGCAGTGCCCGTTCCCGTGACTGCGGCGTTGCCTGCGACTGCGGCGTTGCCTGCGGCTGCGCCGGCAACGACGACCACGTCTACTCTCGCGTCCAGCTCTTCTTCACTCGCTATCTCCATGCCTGCGCCGCAGCCACAAAGACTAAGAGAATCTAgagaaagagtgaaatcagaAGACAAAGACAAGCCTCCTCCTCCGAAAATAAAAGATGTTCTAGAAAAGGAAATTCCTAAACCGAATGGACCCACTTCAGTCG AGATTAGTTCAGTTGATAGTTTACTGGACGCTATCAATCCTTCAACTAGTCAAATAACTCAAAATCTTATAAAAGAAACTACAAAAGCAGCGAAACCGTTATCAGTAACAAATGAGACTGAATTATCTAACATAGACATCAATACTGAGGTTGTGATAAACAGAGAACCAACATTCCCTGTCAAAACTTCACCCACTGCCACAGAACTTTTATCAGCTAGTATTGAAAAAGTTGCTAAAGAGCAACCATTACCCCAAGAAACCTCAGTTAAAAAAGAAGAATCAATTGCAATTCAAGCTCAGGTTAAACTAACTCAAAGCATAGCAAGTGTTGCACGCAATCATCCTGAATCTAAAATGAAAGATATTAATCTCAACAATAACGCAACAG ATCCAGATACGGCAAATGGAAACCCAAGTGAAGTTAATAAGGTTGAGACGGTAATAGATGAAgttaacaaaaatgaaaaagcaataaaaaattctaaaaataataataagaaatctaCTAAAATGGCGAGTAATGAAGTTAATACGAATAAAACTGAATCATATGAAAATGGTAAAGATGAGACTGATAAAGTTAGTACAGAGCAGGAAAAATGCTTGTCtaaagaagaaaaagaagaaaattcTACTGATACAGAAAAGCCTATATCTTCAGAAGCATCAGAACCTACTGTGTTTGTACCTAAATATAAGTACTCTGAAG atCAATGGTCTCCCTTGAACAAGTCTGGCAAAAAATACTATGATATTGGATTGCTGATGCAGATAAAAGATGATCCTCTCTCAAAGAATAAACCAAATGTCCCATTATTGGAGACTTTGAATGTTATGAGG tcCCCTATTCAAGAAACAGTGACATTTAATCCTATATCGAGACCTATGAATGATACAATTTTCCCTAATTTCTTGAAAAATGCTGGTGTTGGGTCCAGAACTAATGCTCCCAGGGAACCTAAGAAAGATGGCAGAATTATGCCTCAAAGTG GTAAAGGTAGTGTGAAACTAACTCCATCTTCAAGTGGTAGCAGCTCTCATAAACCAGTCATACATGTCTCACTGTCATTGAGAGAAGAAGTTAAACTTAACCAGACTAAGGATGCCTGGAGGCCCACTCGATTTAAGAAGGATAACCTTACTGAGGAGGAATTTAAAACTCAG gactTGTACAAGAAGTTCCGTGGTATACTAAACAAACTGACTCCTCAGAAATTTGACACATTGCTTGATAAAGTAAAGACATTGGAGATCAACACACAGGCTCGGTTAGAGGGTGTGATTGACTTAGTTTTTGAAAAAGCTATTGATGAGCCTAATTTTTCAGAAGCTTATGCTGCTATGTGCAGTAAACTGTCTATGCTGAAG gTGCCAGCTGATAATGCTCCTGACCAATGCGTCAATTTCCGTGctttaattataagcaaatgtCAGAATCAATTTATTACTAACAAGGTGGATgagaatgttttaaaattagaaaaagaaCTTGCTGAGTGTACCGATTCT gctAAGAAAAAGGAGCTTCACCTACTACTCGAAGAAGAGAATAGGCGTGTCAGAATGAGATCTGTGGGAAATGTCAGATTTATAG GTGAGCTCTACAAACTAAAGATGTTGACAGCGAAAATTATGGTTTACTGTATGACATATCTAATTGAGAAGCTTGAAGAAGAGAAATTAGAGTGCCTTTGTAAGCTGCTTACCACAATAGGTGAACAAGTAGAAAGTGAAGTCAAAGAGCAACTGGAAAGTGTTTTCAAGAAAATGCAGGACATTGTTGATCGTAAATCAAACAAAATCAGTAGCAGAGTACGCTTTATGCTTCAAGATGTCATTGAGCTAAGAAGGCGTAAATGGGTTGCGAAGAATGTAGTTGACTCACAACCTAAGATGATGGATCAAATTCAAAAGGAAGCAGAACAACAACAAAGGCATATtgag cttATGAATGCACCTTCAATGGGTGGCGGTGGTTTTCGGCGCGAAGATGGAGGTCGTGGGAAGCGAGGCGGAGATAGACGTCAGACCTCCAACTCATTTATGGATAACCAATGGAAGCCCACACGACCTACTAATTACACTGTAGATACCTCTAAACTTAAGACTGTGGCACAAAAG AaccttaacaatattaaattagctCCACAAAATTCTGGCTGGAACCATGGTTCAGGAACAAAAACTCCTGCTCAAAGTAATAGTAATTTGATGATAAGTCTAACGAAAAACATGTATAGTGCACTTGAAAATGTACAGGCCGACCCCAGTTCTCTTAGaa CAAGCAAGGACTTGTCTGCAGGCTACCATCATTCGAAATCTATTGAAAGATCGACATTTAATTCCAGAGGTGACTTTA ATAGTGGCAGTGGCAGCCGTTCGGGCTCAGTTGGCGTCACTCGTTCTAACTCTAGCAGCAGAAGTGCTCCAAGCGCGCCGGTGGTGGCGACTGCTCCTGAAACTGTACCTACTGTGCCTGCACCACAAGAGCCACTGCCCGATGCTAagaagaaatttattaaaatactcatCATGGATAAGCTGGTCAATCCTAATGATGATGAATTCTTTACTGAAATCAAACAGACTTTCCAGCCACAGTATCACGCCGCTGTGGTCACTGAAATCCTTAATATTGCCTTGGAGAG ggCAGCAAAGGATGTACATTCGATTGCAAACAGTCTGTTTCAACTTGTATCAACTGGAATAATATCTGCGGAGAATTTCCTAGCGGGTATCAACGAAATTCTGGAATTTGCACCCGATTTATACATCGATATCCCTGTATTGTATGAATATTTAGGAAAGTTTATTGCGCCGAATATTGAAAAGAGG CATATCACATTTGTACAGTTATTTAGATtatgtgaaaatattattatgtcgaATCAAGGCCATATGTTCTTAAAAACTGTAATTAGAGACTTAAAAGAGAGCATGGGACcttcttttgtaaaaacaaaatggcAGGAGTCCGGATTAGAATTAAAGCAATGGATGCCCGAGGAACAG gttcCAAAATGGATTGAAGATAACAAATTTGAATTCTTGGAAGGAGGCAAACCTAGTGAAGAAACTAAAAAAATTCTAACGCCAAGTGAAACTCAAAGCAAACTATTACAACTCATGATCACCGACGAACATTGCGACTGCATACGAGGATGGGTGCAg GATAACCTGGGCGCTGCATCTAACGAAAATTGGTTTATGCGTGCACTTACGCAAGCTATCTGTGAGTACGCTTTGTACGGCACAGAAGGACGCGACGTGCCGCACTTTAGCCATGAACGCATGAACAAATATGCTTCACTCATTAGTGAATTTGGCGATTCGCGTGAACAGAGGGAGGCTAGCTGCCTCTTCGGTATTCAGCAGCTAATACATAGGTTGGAGCACCCGCAAG GGTTAACATTAGAAATATTCCAATATTTGCATGAACAATACATTATATCCGTGGAAGGTTTTATTGCATGGGAAGTGTCTGAAAAGGAACCTGAAGGCaaag CGGTGATGCTGAAAGCGCTGACTTCATTCTTCACGAACATCAAGGAGGCGGACAATGAGGAGTCTTGCGGGGAGGACTGA